The stretch of DNA CTCTACTCTAcataaatgatttatttcTATAAATAGATCTAAATGCAACCAGGTCGTTATCAAATCTAATAGCTCTTagattcaaaatattcCGACAACCGTGCTAGACCTTGCTTGATGTCTTGGGTACTGTTCCCAAATCCAATTCTCAAGTACCcctttttattatcaaaaactTCACCAGGAACAATCAATGTTTTGTATTTCTCAACCAACTCAACACACATGTCCATTGTATCGATATTGTCGATGTTTACTTTCACAAAACAGATTGACCCACCTTTGGGCTTTACCCACGACAACAACGGAGTGCTGTCAATATacttttccaaaatttgaaGGTTGGTTTGGCATATATCATAGCTTCGGGCAAGAATGTGCTTGTAGTTTGATAGAGCCACTGTTGCAAGCATATCGTCTATAGCGGAAACAGAAATAGTGTTGTAGTCACGTTTTGAGTAAAGTTTCTGAATGATATCTTGATCTTTGGTCACAATCCACCCCAACCTGAGCCCAGCCAACGCAAACGCTTTGGAAGTGGACGAAGTAGAAATTGTTTTCTCGTAGCCGTAGTTGACGATTGACTTGGGTTTGTCGTCTGTAGAGTGATACAATGGACGATAAACTTCATCGCACAAAATGTAGATACCTTTAGCAGAACAAATCCCAACAATCTTTTCCATAATCGTATGGCCCCACACGACTCCTGTTGGGTTATTAGGGttgttaataataacaagTTTGGGATTGTGCGTGTCGACCAAGTTTTGCAATTCGTCTAAATTTGGTAAATAATTGTCctcaaaattcaaattccaTGGAATAATGTTTTCTGAAGCTCCAGAAAAAACTCTTGAGACCGATGCTAATTGCTGGTACGTTGGATTTACTACAATTACTTTATCCCCTTGGTCAACTATAGCATACAATGTCAAAAAGTTGGCACCAATAGCCCC from Candida albicans SC5314 chromosome R, complete sequence encodes:
- a CDS encoding uncharacterized protein (Protein with a pyridoxal phosphate-dependent transferase domain; Hap43-repressed; mutation confers hypersensitivity to amphotericin B; Spider biofilm repressed) yields the protein MVKQEDFAVEQFMDKYETKIEWNMAETCTASLSFNELFELIPDKSVSQSLQQKVFDTRLTYGRIKGSPELKQVIAQLYNDEGGSITADDIVITNGAIGANFLTLYAIVDQGDKVIVVNPTYQQLASVSRVFSGASENIIPWNLNFEDNYLPNLDELQNLVDTHNPKLVIINNPNNPTGVVWGHTIMEKIVGICSAKGIYILCDEVYRPLYHSTDDKPKSIVNYGYEKTISTSSTSKAFALAGLRLGWIVTKDQDIIQKLYSKRDYNTISVSAIDDMLATVALSNYKHILARSYDICQTNLQILEKYIDSTPLLSWVKPKGGSICFVKVNIDNIDTMDMCVELVEKYKTLIVPGEVFDNKKGYLRIGFGNSTQDIKQGLARLSEYFESKSY